In Oryza brachyantha chromosome 2, ObraRS2, whole genome shotgun sequence, a single window of DNA contains:
- the LOC102722271 gene encoding protein HHL1, chloroplastic, with protein sequence MEMVGGVSSLSASSPAPARLRQLWHGVGEAGGGGFMLVRAAPRRLQAAVGQRRAALVVEARGRGWSDRRSQQQRMPSLPKIEDDGNPRFVIFIRTANVYFWYPLNVVTGGTTAKIMLAAKDNFLGKYIYKDTLARNLAAVIYKDEDEIIDTAKEQYRVLKTENEFRYGYKVVENANLRSALTTSNVIELPKKEELKTVVDKVKDFFGDVTSGAKESFGQITGTVSKEAEAPVEEEKPWVKRRNERKRKQKEKQQQNQGSRQRAD encoded by the exons aTGGAGATGGTGGGCGGCGTGTCGTCGCTGAGCGCatcttcgccggcgccggcgcggctgcggcAGCTGTggcacggcgtcggcgaggcgggAGGGGGAGGGTTCATGCTCGtgagggcggcgccgaggcggcTGCAGGCGGCCGTGGGGCAGAGGCGCGCCGCGCTGGTGGTGGAGGcgcgggggagggggtggTCGGACCGGCggtcgcagcagcagcgcatGCCGTCGCTCCCCAAGATCGAGGACGACGGCAACCCGCGCTTCGTCATCTTCATCCGCACCGCCAAT GTGTACTTCTGGTACCCGCTCAACGTCGTcaccggcggcacgacggcgaagaTTATGCTGGCGGCGAAGGACAACTTCCTCGGCAAGTACATATACAAGGACACGCTTGCCAGAAACCTTGCCGCTGTCATCTACAAA GATGAGGATGAGATAATAGATACTGCAAAAGAGCAGTACCGGGTGCTGAAGACCGAGAATGAGTTTCGATATGGCTACAAAGTTGTG GAGAATGCGAACCTGAGGTCTGCGCTGACAACAAGTAATGTGATCGAA CTCCCAAAGAAAGAAGAGCTCAAAACTGTGGTCGACAAGGTGAAGGACTTCTTCGGCGATGTAACATCTGGCGCCAAAGAGTCCTTTGGGCAGATTACAGGAACTGTCAGCAAAGAGGCAGAAGCACCAGTGGAGGAAGAGAAGCCCTGGGTGAAGAGGCGAAACGAGAGGAAGCGAAAGCAGaaggagaagcagcagcagaaccAGGGATCA AGACAGAGAGCTGATTGA
- the LOC102719456 gene encoding glucose-6-phosphate 1-dehydrogenase, cytoplasmic isoform-like, whose protein sequence is MSGGSGDSSPASGRASFSSLSDLKDLELSSESGCLSIVVLGASGDLAKKKTFPALFHLFQQGFLQSGEVHIFGYARSDISDDGLRERIRGYLKGASDEHISEFLQLIKYVSGSYNSGEGFELLNNAISENETSNSNKPGSSRRLFYLALPPSVYPSVCKMIRSYCMNPSSHTGWTRVIVEKPFGKDLDSAEQLSAQLGELFNEQQLYRIDHYLGKELVQNLLVLRFANRLFLPLWNRDNIANVQIVFREDFGTEGRGGYFDQYGIIRDIIQNHLLQVFCLVAMEKPVSLKPEHIRDEKVKVLQSVTPIMHDEVVLGQYDGYKDDSTVPDDSNTPTFASLVLRVHNERWEGVPFILKAGKALNNRKAEIRVQFKDAPGDIFKCKKQGRNEFVIRLQPLESMYMKLTVKKPGLEMATEQSELDLSYGLRYQDVKIPEAYERLILDTIRGDQQHFVRRDELKAAWEIFTPLLHDIDAGNLKALPYKPGTRGPPEADELSKRMGYVQTHGYIWVPPTLSKF, encoded by the exons ATGTCAGGAGGATCTGGTGATTCTTCCCCAGCATCAGGGCGGGCTAGCTTCAGTTCTTTGTCAGATTTGAAGGACCTAGAACTGTCTTCAGAGTCTGGTTGCTTGTCCATTGTGGTCCTAGGTGCATCTGGAGATCTTGCTAAGAAGAAAACATTCCCAGCGCTGTTTCACCTATTTCAGCAG GGATTTCTACAATCTGGAGAAGTCCATATATTTGGTTATGCAAGATCAGATATTTCAGATGATGGATTAAGAGAGCGCATTCGTGG GTACCTCAAAGGAGCTTCAGATGAACatatttcagaatttttgcaATTA ATTAAATATGTTAGTGGCTCCTACAACAGTGGGGAAGgatttgaattattaaataatgcCATTTCAGAGAATGAAACTTCAAATAGCAACAAACCAGGAAGCTCGCGTAGACTGTTTTATTTGGCATTGCCGCCATCAGTGTACCCCTCAGTATGCAAAATGATAAGATCTTACTGCATGAATCCAT CTTCACATACTGGCTGGACAAGGGTTATTGTTGAAAAGCCCTTTGGGAAGGACTTGGACTCTGCAGAGCAACTCAGTGCCCAACTTGGAGAGCTGTTTAATGAACAACAGCTGTACAGAATTGACCACTATTTAGGAAAAGAGTTGGTCCAAAATCTG CTTGTGCTTCGCTTTGCAAACCGTTTGTTCCTACCTCTCTGGAATCGAGATAACATTGCTAATGTACAG ATTGTATTCAGGGAGGACTTTGGGACTGAAGGGCGTGGAGGGTACTTCGATCAATATGG CATCATTCGCGATATCATTCAGAACCATTTGTTGCAG GTCTTCTGTTTGGTGGCTATGGAAAAGCCTGTCTCTCTTAAGCCTGAGCACATAAGAGATGAAAAAGTCAAG GTGCTGCAGTCAGTGACACCTATAATGCATGATGAAGTGGTCCTTGGACAATATGATGGCTACAAGGATGACTCAACAGTACCAGATGACTCCAACACACCTACTTTTGCATCTCTTGTATTGAGGGTACACAATGAAAGATGGGAAG GAGTTCCTTTCATTCTCAAGGCTGGCAAAGCATTGAACAATAGGAAAGCAGAGATACGTGTTCAGTTCAAGGATGCTCCTGGGGACATTTTTAAAT GCAAGAAGCAAGGAAGGAATGAATTCGTTATACGGTTGCAGCCATTGGAATCCATGTATATGAAATTAACT GTCAAGAAACCTGGACTAGAAATGGCAACCGAACAAAGCGAGCTGGATCTGTCATATGGGCTACGCTACCAAGACGTAAAAATCCCAGAAGCGTATGAACGCCTCATCCTGGATAC GATAAGAGGGGATCAGCAGCACTTTGTTCGCCGGGACGAACTGAAG GCTGCATGGGAGATCTTCACTCCGCTGCTGCACGACATCGACGCCGGCAACCTAAAGGCCCTGCCGTACAAGCCGGGAACCCGGGGCCCCCCAGAGGCCGACGAGCTGAGCAAGAGGATGGGCTACGTCCAGACCCACGGCTACATTTGGGTGCCTCCAAccctttcaaaattttag